From a region of the Bradyrhizobium diazoefficiens genome:
- a CDS encoding ABC transporter substrate-binding protein has product MLRDFRLSRRLPPLASAAALALGVGVAALGPAPAMAGKADDTLTFALEQEVEAVNFYQSTSRDGVILSRLIWDNLVYRDPVSGEYKPSLATSWKWVDKTTLDLELRKGVTFQNGEPFDADDVVFTVNYFTSPEAKVKNTSSVSWMDHAEKLGDYQVRLFLKKPFPAALEYLAGPVPIYPNEYTKKVGQEGMEAHPIGSGPYKVTEIVKGQSISFVRNDHYWKGSPNGQPQIGKLVMRTIPDKNTQLAELMTGGVDWIWKVDKDQADALRSAPNLTVKDAETMRFGYLTFDAAGKAGASPVNKLAVRQAISHAINRKAIVDNLFAGGAHIVRSACFPEQFGCDQTTKSYDYDVAKAKSLLKEAGYPDGFSITLDGYRDRELAEAMVGDLAKIGIKASLNYGKYAAIRDAIRSGKSQMAFMTWGSNSIGDISASTSVFFEGLPDDTYNDAEVKADLIKGDTETDPAARKEAYSKALHRIADQAYWLPLWSYPYTYAFTSDLNFTPTSDEIPHFARASWK; this is encoded by the coding sequence ATGCTCAGGGATTTCCGGCTTTCGCGGCGCCTGCCGCCTCTCGCTTCCGCAGCGGCGCTCGCGCTTGGCGTCGGCGTTGCGGCGCTCGGTCCGGCGCCCGCCATGGCCGGCAAGGCCGACGACACCCTGACCTTTGCGCTGGAGCAGGAGGTCGAAGCGGTCAACTTCTACCAGAGCACCAGCCGCGACGGCGTGATCCTCAGCCGGCTGATCTGGGACAATCTGGTCTACCGCGACCCGGTTTCCGGCGAATACAAGCCCTCGCTTGCGACGTCATGGAAATGGGTCGACAAGACCACCCTGGATCTCGAACTGCGCAAGGGCGTGACTTTCCAGAATGGCGAGCCGTTCGACGCCGACGACGTCGTCTTCACCGTGAACTACTTCACGAGCCCCGAAGCCAAGGTGAAGAACACGTCCAGCGTGTCGTGGATGGACCATGCCGAGAAGCTGGGCGACTACCAGGTGCGCCTGTTCCTCAAAAAGCCCTTCCCTGCGGCGCTGGAATATCTCGCGGGCCCGGTGCCGATCTATCCGAACGAATATACCAAGAAGGTCGGACAGGAAGGCATGGAGGCGCACCCCATCGGCAGCGGCCCTTACAAGGTGACCGAAATCGTCAAGGGGCAGTCGATCTCCTTCGTGCGTAACGATCACTATTGGAAAGGCAGTCCGAACGGGCAGCCGCAGATCGGCAAGCTCGTGATGCGCACGATCCCCGACAAGAATACCCAGCTCGCGGAGCTGATGACCGGCGGCGTCGACTGGATCTGGAAGGTCGACAAGGACCAGGCCGACGCGCTGCGTTCGGCGCCGAATCTGACGGTCAAGGATGCCGAGACGATGCGCTTTGGCTACCTGACGTTCGACGCGGCGGGCAAGGCTGGTGCGAGTCCCGTCAACAAGCTCGCAGTGCGCCAGGCGATTTCCCATGCGATCAACCGCAAGGCCATCGTCGACAACCTGTTCGCCGGCGGCGCCCACATCGTGCGCAGCGCCTGCTTCCCCGAGCAGTTCGGCTGCGACCAGACGACGAAGAGCTACGACTATGACGTTGCCAAGGCGAAATCGCTGCTCAAGGAAGCCGGCTATCCCGACGGGTTCTCGATCACGCTCGACGGCTATCGCGACCGCGAGCTCGCGGAGGCAATGGTCGGCGACCTGGCCAAGATCGGCATCAAGGCGAGCCTGAACTACGGCAAGTACGCCGCGATTCGCGATGCGATCCGCAGCGGCAAATCGCAGATGGCGTTCATGACATGGGGCTCGAACTCGATCGGGGATATTTCGGCCTCGACAAGCGTCTTCTTCGAGGGGCTGCCCGACGACACCTACAACGACGCCGAGGTGAAGGCCGACCTGATCAAAGGCGACACCGAGACGGATCCCGCTGCGCGCAAGGAGGCCTATTCCAAGGCCCTGCACCGCATCGCCGATCAGGCCTATTGGCTGCCGCTGTGGTCTTATCCCTACACCTACGCCTTCACCTCGGACCTCAACTTCACGCCCACCTCGGACGAGATCCCGCATTTCGCCCGGGCGAGCTGGAAGTAA
- a CDS encoding IclR family transcriptional regulator, which translates to MERPAGSKQDAKGNGLYVTAVERAMRVLEVVAGGMAPMSLSEISAATGFGKSAAQRLTHTLTTLGYLEKNPESRRYRLTVRALDLAHGFLITDPLINEGLLHLIDASERAGETINMGKLDGSDFIYIARLPAHRMNVAAALVGRRQPAYCASGGRAMMSQMPPSEVEALLDSRALHALTPMTIIDRARILEIVEQARLDGFCVTNQEVLLGEIAVSAPITDEWRRPIGAVQSSVSTAAWTLKAVREKLAPQVMEAARLISRPHRR; encoded by the coding sequence ATGGAGCGGCCGGCCGGCAGCAAGCAGGACGCGAAGGGCAATGGCCTCTACGTCACTGCAGTCGAGCGCGCGATGCGGGTGCTGGAGGTCGTGGCGGGTGGCATGGCGCCGATGAGTCTGAGCGAGATCAGCGCCGCCACGGGCTTCGGCAAGAGTGCGGCGCAGCGGCTCACGCACACGCTGACGACGCTCGGCTATCTCGAGAAGAATCCGGAATCGCGACGCTACCGCCTGACGGTGCGCGCGCTCGATCTTGCGCATGGCTTTCTCATCACCGACCCGCTGATCAACGAGGGCCTGCTGCATCTGATCGACGCCAGCGAGCGCGCCGGCGAGACGATCAACATGGGCAAGCTCGATGGCAGCGACTTCATCTACATTGCCCGCCTGCCGGCGCATCGAATGAACGTTGCCGCGGCCCTGGTCGGGCGGCGGCAGCCAGCTTATTGCGCCTCCGGCGGCCGCGCCATGATGTCGCAGATGCCCCCGTCCGAGGTCGAGGCGCTGCTGGACTCGCGGGCGCTGCATGCTCTGACACCGATGACGATCATCGACCGGGCGCGCATTCTGGAGATCGTCGAGCAGGCGCGCCTTGATGGCTTCTGCGTGACGAACCAGGAGGTACTGCTGGGCGAAATCGCCGTCTCTGCACCAATCACCGACGAATGGCGCCGCCCGATCGGCGCGGTGCAGAGCTCGGTCTCGACCGCTGCCTGGACGCTGAAAGCCGTGCGCGAGAAGCTGGCGCCGCAGGTCATGGAAGCCGCACGCCTGATCTCGCGTCCTCACAGGCGTTGA